The Anguilla anguilla isolate fAngAng1 chromosome 4, fAngAng1.pri, whole genome shotgun sequence genome has a window encoding:
- the cdkn2c gene encoding cyclin-dependent kinase 4 inhibitor C: protein MADPSGANRLTSASARGDLTELQVFLQNGADVNERNEFGRTALQVMKLGNPAIALALLQAKADPNVRDPVGGLTVLHDAARDGYADTLQVLVNHGADVNIQDNEGNLPLHLAAREGNLDVVELLIQPTAEPMRRNRGGHTAYDLAIMRSRVSTAQRIQAYMHSIE, encoded by the exons ATGGCCGATCCATCGGGAGCAAATAGGCTGACCAGTGCATCTGCAAGAGGAGACTTGACAGAACTTCAAGTCTTTTTGCAAAACGGGGCAGATGTTAATGAGAGGAATGAGTTCGGCAGAACCGCGTTACAG GTGATGAAACTGGGTAACCCGGCCATAGCTCTGGCGTTGCTGCAAGCCAAAGCGGATCCTAATGTGCGCGATCCCGTGGGAGGTCTAACGGTACTTCACGACGCTGCTCGGGATGGCTATGCTGACACGCTGCAAGTGCTTGTGAATCATGGCGCCGATGTCAATATTCAGGACAATGAGGGAAACCTGCCATTGCACCTAGCCGCTAGAGAAGGGAACTTGGACGTTGTTGAATTATTGATTCAGCCTACCGCGGAGCCCATGCGACGGAACCGCGGAGGCCACACTGCATATGATTTGGCCATAATGCGTAGCAGAGTGTCAACTGCACAACGGATCCAAGCATATATGCATTCTATAgaatga